Proteins encoded within one genomic window of Anastrepha ludens isolate Willacy chromosome 4, idAnaLude1.1, whole genome shotgun sequence:
- the LOC128861928 gene encoding uncharacterized protein LOC128861928, with protein MLMFTTTDLVAIWTKVPTDKGEHEVIIASAYLPGDEETAPTRELVALVNYCKENHLRWIIGCDANAHHTIWGSTNINARGECLLEFLLRYNVSIVNRGNEPTFRNAIREEVLDLTLCSPNVLSEVSNWHVSGEASMSDHSLIRFDLGATLPHITIYRNPRNINWMSFTLT; from the exons ATGTTAATG TTCACTACCACCGATCTCGTTGCGATCTGGACCAAGGTGCCAACAGACAAAGGCGAGCACGAGGTAATCATTGCCTCTGCCTACCTTCCAGGAGATGAGGAAACTGCTCCAACAAGGGAACTTGTAGCCCTAGTCAACTACTGCAAGGAGAACCACCTACGCTGGATAATAGGATGCGATGCGAATGCCCATCATACGATATGGGGCAGCACAAACATCAATGCGAGAGGTGAGTGCCTTCTTGAATTCTTACTTAGATATAATGTATCAATAGTAAACCGAGGCAATGAACCAACATTTAGGAATGCAATAAGGGAGGAAGTACTTGATCTTACCCTATGCAGTCCAAATGTACTATCAgaagtctcaaattggcatgtgtccGGGGAAGCATCAATGTCGGACCACAGTCTTATCAGGTTTGACTTAGGTGCTACCTTACCGCACATAACAATTTACAGAAATCCAAGGAATATAAATTGGATGTCTTTCACTTTAACTTAG
- the LOC128862166 gene encoding serine-arginine protein 55-like: protein MSSSRVFVGGLAYCVREKDLVEFFKGYGRTCDVLLKNGYGFVEFENHRDADDAVDELNGKSLMGRRVNVELAKSRVRGNCSERYGTKRRGRYNDRSSRTIHYGPPKRTECRIVVENLSSGVNWQDLKDFMQRVGEVTYCDAHKERRNEGVVEFASKSDMEAALEELDDTALDGRRVRLVEDRRRRKLVGGKRERSRSRSDTRSRSKSVRSSPRPHSSPSEFRELSTSKLRSPVAKRLRSEIVRVLRTECHTRDRATAHRSHREGSPSKSITDSQSWDRSTCSSSRSRSASPENGKSTTEEDK, encoded by the coding sequence ATGAGCAGTTCGCGAGTTTTCGTTGGTGGATTAGCCTATTGCGTACGTGAAAAGGATTTGgtagaattttttaaaggatATGGACGCACGTGTGATGTGTTATTGAAAAACGGATATGGCttcgttgaatttgaaaatcacCGAGACGCCGATGATGCAGTGGACGAGTTGAACGGAAAAAGTTTGATGGGAAGGAGAGTAAATGTTGAGTTGGCAAAGAGCAGAGTACGTGGCAATTGTAGTGAGCGATATGGCACCAAACGGCGTGGTCGTTATAATGACCGAAGTTCTAGAACAATACATTACGGACCACCGAAACGAACCGAATGTCGCATAGTTGTGGAAAACTTATCAAGCGGCGTCAATTGGCAAGATTTAAAAGATTTTATGCAGCGAGTCGGAGAGGTAACCTACTGCGATGCACATAAAGAGCGGCGCAATGAAGGTGTGGTGGAGTTTGCTTCAAAATCGGACATGGAAGCTGCTCTAGAAGAATTGGACGACACTGCATTGGATGGTCGTCGTGTACGCTTGGTTGAAGATCgacgaaggaggaagcttgttGGAGGAAAGCGCGAGAGGTCTCGTTCAAGATCTGACACTCGCTCACGCTCCAAATCGGTGCGCTCATCGCCGCGGCCGCATTCAAGTCCAAGCGAATTTCGTGAGCTATCCACATCAAAATTGCGTTCTCCTGTTGCTAAGCGTTTACGCTCAGAAATCGTACGAGTACTACGTACAGAATGTCACACCCGTGATCGTGCCACAGCTCATCGTTCACATCGTGAAGGCTCACCATCTAAGTCAATCACAGATTCTCAGTCATGGGATCGCTCCACTTGTAGCAGTTCACGGTCACGGTCAGCTTCACCTGAAAACGGAAAATCCACTACCgaagaagataaataa
- the LOC128862167 gene encoding serine-arginine protein 55-like, with protein sequence MSSSRVFVGGLAYCVREKDLVEFFKGYGRTCDVLLKNGYGFVEFENHRDADDAVDELNGKSLMGRRVNVELAKSRVRGNCSERYGTKRRGRYNDRSSRTIHYGPPKRTECRIVVENLSSGVNWQDLKDFMQRVGEVTYCDAHKERRNEGVVEFASKSDMEAALEELDDTALDGRRVRLIEDRRRRKLVGGKRERSRSRSDTRSRSKSVRSSPRPHSSPSEFRELSTSKLRSPVAKRLRSEIVRVLRTECHTRDRATAHRSHREGSPSKSITDSQSWDRSTCSSSRSRSASPENGKSTTEEDK encoded by the coding sequence ATGAGCAGTTCGCGAGTTTTCGTTGGTGGATTAGCCTATTGTGTACGTGAAAAGGATTTGgtagaattttttaaaggatATGGACGCACGTGTGATGTGTTATTGAAAAACGGATATGGCttcgttgaatttgaaaatcacCGAGACGCCGATGATGCAGTGGACGAGTTGAACGGAAAAAGTTTGATGGGAAGGAGAGTAAATGTTGAGTTGGCAAAGAGCAGAGTACGTGGCAATTGTAGTGAGCGATATGGCACCAAACGGCGTGGTCGTTATAATGACCGAAGTTCTAGAACAATACATTACGGACCACCGAAACGAACCGAATGTCGCATAGTTGTGGAAAACTTATCAAGCGGCGTCAATTGGCAAGATTTAAAAGATTTTATGCAGCGAGTCGGAGAGGTAACCTACTGCGATGCACATAAAGAGCGTCGCAATGAAGGTGTGGTGGAGTTTGCTTCAAAATCGGACATGGAAGCTGCTCTAGAAGAATTGGACGACACTGCATTGGATGGTCGTCGTGTACGCTTGATTGAAGATCgacgaaggaggaagcttgttGGAGGAAAGCGCGAGAGGTCTCGTTCAAGATCTGACACTCGCTCACGCTCCAAATCGGTGCGCTCATCGCCGCGGCCGCATTCAAGTCCAAGCGAATTTCGTGAGCTATCCACATCAAAATTGCGTTCTCCTGTTGCTAAGCGTTTACGCTCAGAAATCGTACGAGTACTACGTACAGAATGTCACACCCGTGATCGTGCCACAGCTCATCGTTCACATCGTGAAGGCTCACCATCTAAGTCAATCACAGATTCTCAGTCATGGGATCGCTCCACTTGTAGCAGTTCACGGTCACGGTCAGCTTCACCTGAAAACGGAAAATCCACTACCgaagaagataaataa